From Pseudoalteromonas rubra, one genomic window encodes:
- the upp gene encoding uracil phosphoribosyltransferase, which yields MSIHVIKHPLVQHKLGLMREHGISTKSFRELCQEVGTLLTYEATKDIPLEDITIKGWQGDDLTVQHIKGKKITVVPILRAGLGMMEGVMQLIPSAKVSVVGLQRNEETLEPVPYFEKLVGNIEERMGLVIDPMLATGGSMIATIDMLKKAGCKEIKVIVLVAAPEGVEKTLAAHPDVEIFTASLDSHLNEKGYIVPGLGDAGDKIFGTV from the coding sequence ATGAGTATTCATGTAATCAAACACCCACTTGTACAGCATAAACTTGGTCTGATGCGCGAGCATGGGATCAGCACAAAAAGCTTTCGCGAGCTATGCCAGGAAGTGGGCACTTTGCTGACCTATGAGGCAACCAAAGACATCCCATTGGAAGATATTACCATCAAAGGCTGGCAGGGTGATGACCTCACCGTGCAGCACATCAAAGGCAAGAAAATCACCGTTGTGCCTATCCTGCGCGCAGGGCTGGGGATGATGGAAGGCGTGATGCAGTTAATCCCAAGCGCTAAGGTCAGTGTGGTCGGGCTGCAACGCAACGAAGAAACACTCGAGCCTGTGCCCTACTTTGAAAAGCTAGTTGGTAACATTGAAGAGCGCATGGGCCTGGTGATTGATCCTATGCTAGCCACCGGTGGCTCAATGATTGCCACAATCGACATGTTAAAGAAAGCGGGCTGTAAAGAGATCAAAGTGATTGTGCTGGTCGCCGCGCCTGAAGGCGTGGAAAAAACCCTGGCAGCGCACCCTGATGTCGAGATCTTCACCGCCTCGTTGGACAGTCATCTGAATGAAAAAGGTTACATAGTGCCTGGACTGGGCGACGCCGGTGACAAAATTTTTGGCACTGTGTAG
- a CDS encoding DUF411 domain-containing protein: MSFTTNKYFLFLSACLFWLLSLSSYAQSSPEQALTVYKTPTCGCCKKWLSHLLERGINAQGQELASLSAIKSRYGIVARYRSCHTAVSHDGWVFEGHVPARFIQQFLANPQKDAIGLAVPAMPLGSPGMEVDGRFMPYQVLLLMKDGSHQIYAQVNAYKEQF; this comes from the coding sequence GTGTCTTTTACTACCAATAAATATTTTCTATTTCTGAGTGCCTGTTTGTTTTGGTTACTGAGCCTGAGTAGTTACGCTCAGAGCAGCCCGGAGCAGGCTTTAACTGTGTATAAAACGCCGACCTGTGGGTGTTGTAAAAAATGGCTGTCGCACCTGCTTGAGCGAGGTATAAACGCACAAGGGCAGGAACTGGCATCGCTCAGTGCAATTAAGTCACGGTATGGGATAGTTGCGCGTTATCGTTCATGCCACACCGCTGTCAGTCACGATGGCTGGGTATTTGAAGGGCATGTCCCCGCCAGGTTTATTCAACAATTTTTAGCTAACCCCCAGAAAGACGCCATCGGTCTTGCTGTGCCAGCCATGCCGCTGGGATCGCCGGGCATGGAAGTGGACGGCCGCTTCATGCCGTATCAGGTTTTACTTTTGATGAAAGACGGCAGCCACCAGATCTATGCGCAGGTGAATGCTTATAAGGAGCAGTTTTGA
- a CDS encoding uracil-xanthine permease family protein, protein MSNTPLNSLTSLKTILSGAQMLFVAFGALVLVPLLTGLDPNVALFTAGLGTLVFQFVTRGQVPVFLASSFAFIAPIIASVQVWGIPATMGGLMAAGFAYILLSLLVRFKGADILHKILPPVVVGPVIMVIGLALAPVAVNMAMGKSGDGSAQLVAYDQALIISLSSLIVTLIVAVTAKGIFRLIPILAGIITGYGLSLAFGIVQFDAVHNANWLAVPAFVWPEFYWPAILFMVPVAIAPAIEHIGDMMAISNVTGKDYLKKPGLHRTLLGDGLATSTASLFGGPPNTTYSEVTGAVMLTRNFNPQVMTWTAVIAIVLAFVGKMGAGLQTIPTPVMGGIMTLLFGSIAVVGLNTLVKSETDLSTPRNLSIIALILVFGIGGMQLGSTEFSLQGVSLCAILGIVLNLVLPHPKPAA, encoded by the coding sequence ATGTCCAACACCCCCCTTAATTCTCTGACATCGCTCAAAACCATACTGAGCGGTGCTCAGATGCTCTTTGTTGCCTTTGGAGCACTCGTGCTGGTGCCTCTGCTGACCGGCCTGGACCCCAATGTCGCATTGTTTACCGCTGGCCTCGGTACTTTGGTGTTTCAGTTTGTCACCCGCGGACAAGTGCCGGTCTTTCTGGCTTCTTCCTTTGCGTTTATCGCCCCGATCATTGCCAGCGTGCAGGTGTGGGGGATCCCCGCCACTATGGGTGGGCTTATGGCAGCCGGGTTTGCCTATATCCTGCTAAGCTTGCTGGTACGCTTTAAAGGTGCCGATATTCTGCATAAGATCTTGCCCCCCGTGGTGGTTGGCCCGGTCATTATGGTCATCGGACTGGCCCTTGCGCCTGTTGCGGTGAACATGGCCATGGGTAAAAGTGGTGACGGCAGTGCTCAGCTGGTTGCTTACGATCAGGCATTGATCATTTCACTGTCCTCACTGATAGTCACCTTAATCGTGGCAGTCACAGCCAAAGGGATTTTCCGCCTGATCCCGATTCTTGCGGGTATCATCACAGGTTACGGCTTATCTCTGGCATTTGGTATCGTTCAATTTGACGCGGTGCACAATGCCAACTGGCTGGCCGTCCCAGCCTTTGTCTGGCCAGAGTTTTACTGGCCGGCCATTCTGTTTATGGTACCTGTGGCCATTGCCCCGGCGATTGAACATATCGGCGATATGATGGCGATCAGTAACGTGACAGGCAAAGATTACCTCAAAAAACCCGGCTTGCACCGCACTTTGCTGGGAGATGGCCTGGCTACCTCAACGGCTTCTTTGTTTGGTGGCCCACCCAATACCACCTACTCAGAAGTAACCGGCGCCGTTATGCTGACCCGTAACTTCAACCCTCAGGTAATGACCTGGACAGCGGTGATTGCCATCGTGCTGGCATTTGTCGGTAAGATGGGCGCTGGCTTGCAAACCATTCCAACGCCTGTGATGGGTGGGATCATGACCCTGTTGTTTGGCTCAATCGCGGTCGTCGGTTTAAACACTTTAGTGAAATCAGAAACCGACCTCAGTACCCCCCGTAACCTCAGTATCATTGCATTGATATTGGTATTTGGTATTGGTGGAATGCAACTGGGCAGCACGGAATTTAGCCTGCAAGGGGTGAGCCTTTGCGCCATTCTTGGCATTGTGCTTAACCTAGTGCTGCCTCACCCAAAACCAGCCGCATAA
- a CDS encoding BLUF domain-containing protein: MALIELIYVSTVTAPLSDDQLIDLNRFCKSTNQLNGISGMLLYDGHHFMQVIEGERDHVERLYKNIQQDPRHTEVVALIINDLSKRNFSRWSMGVIDLSKHPSYRKVKTTRPHRRLPLSYKLLKSFRDHEMEFEERVRKSFG; encoded by the coding sequence ATGGCCTTGATAGAGCTTATTTATGTCAGCACTGTAACGGCACCTCTGTCTGATGATCAGTTGATTGACTTAAATCGTTTTTGTAAATCGACTAATCAACTCAATGGCATTTCCGGCATGTTACTTTATGATGGACATCACTTCATGCAAGTGATTGAAGGTGAAAGAGATCATGTTGAGCGTTTGTATAAGAATATTCAACAAGATCCAAGGCATACCGAAGTGGTCGCGTTGATCATTAACGACCTGTCAAAGCGGAATTTTTCGCGTTGGTCCATGGGCGTAATTGATCTCTCCAAACATCCGAGTTATCGCAAGGTAAAAACGACACGGCCACATCGACGGCTTCCGCTCAGTTATAAGTTGCTTAAGTCATTTCGCGATCATGAAATGGAGTTTGAAGAGCGAGTCAGAAAATCTTTTGGCTGA
- a CDS encoding TolC family protein yields MQPLIIRIVSLTLLSALTLSVTAAQASERLSLQKAIELATKQDPVLQKQHYQQRATQAQSIAAGTLPDPKVALSMMNLPVDGWQHDREAMTQLKVGVSQQFGRGDELALKRQQLMIASSEYALLRADRTAQIRAQVSQLWLDTYLAERTIALIEQDKALFEQLVDVSKASYANAVGRTRQQDVIRAQLELVQLDDRLNVEYQKRDATRAQLMSWLQSGQIQTAWSDTRLAEGLPSLQVAVPTLFVQGKPDTQRLLNRLTSHPVVLAQDVRIEVAAKGVAIARQQYKPQWGVNASYGHRSDMPDGSSRADFFSVGVSVDVPLFTANRQDQWLSASQADQEAIKTDKLLLLRDLSGQVEKEASQLRRLSERQILYREQLLQQTYEQAEAALTAYTNDSGDFAEVVRARIAQLNARVAAKQIDVDALKAVARLNYYLTTYQPGAAHE; encoded by the coding sequence ATGCAACCTCTTATTATCCGGATAGTCAGTTTGACACTATTAAGCGCACTGACACTGAGTGTCACTGCCGCACAGGCGTCAGAACGACTGTCATTGCAAAAAGCAATTGAGCTGGCAACGAAACAGGATCCGGTATTACAAAAGCAGCATTACCAGCAGCGCGCAACACAAGCGCAAAGCATTGCGGCCGGTACATTGCCGGATCCCAAAGTGGCCTTATCTATGATGAATTTGCCTGTGGATGGCTGGCAGCATGACCGTGAAGCGATGACGCAGCTCAAAGTGGGCGTGAGTCAGCAGTTTGGTCGTGGCGACGAGTTAGCACTGAAACGACAGCAGCTGATGATTGCCAGTAGTGAATATGCCTTGCTGCGAGCCGACCGCACTGCGCAGATCCGCGCTCAGGTGAGTCAACTATGGCTCGATACGTACCTGGCAGAACGCACCATCGCTTTGATTGAGCAGGACAAAGCACTTTTTGAGCAACTGGTTGATGTAAGTAAGGCCAGCTATGCCAATGCCGTGGGGCGTACCCGTCAGCAGGATGTGATCCGTGCTCAGCTGGAGCTGGTGCAGCTGGATGACCGTCTCAATGTCGAATATCAAAAACGCGACGCCACACGTGCTCAGCTGATGTCCTGGCTACAAAGCGGCCAGATACAAACGGCCTGGTCGGATACCCGGTTAGCAGAGGGGCTTCCATCACTTCAGGTTGCGGTTCCAACGTTGTTTGTACAAGGCAAGCCGGATACGCAGCGGTTGCTAAACCGGCTTACCAGCCATCCTGTGGTGCTGGCGCAGGACGTGCGTATTGAGGTCGCCGCCAAAGGCGTCGCGATTGCCCGTCAGCAATATAAACCGCAGTGGGGCGTGAATGCCAGTTATGGTCATCGCAGTGATATGCCCGATGGCAGCAGTCGGGCAGACTTTTTCTCTGTTGGAGTGAGCGTTGATGTGCCTTTGTTTACTGCTAATCGTCAGGACCAATGGCTGAGTGCCTCACAGGCTGATCAGGAAGCGATCAAAACGGACAAGCTGTTGCTGCTCAGAGATTTGTCAGGTCAGGTTGAAAAAGAAGCGAGTCAGCTGAGGCGCCTGTCTGAGCGTCAGATTTTGTACCGGGAGCAATTGTTACAGCAAACCTACGAACAGGCCGAAGCTGCACTGACTGCTTACACCAATGACAGCGGCGACTTTGCTGAAGTGGTGCGTGCTCGAATTGCTCAGTTGAATGCCAGAGTGGCTGCAAAACAAATTGACGTAGATGCGCTGAAAGCCGTTGCTCGATTGAATTATTACCTCACGACTTACCAGCCAGGAGCTGCACATGAATAA
- a CDS encoding efflux RND transporter permease subunit yields the protein MIAAVITWSLHNRVLVLLSTLMLVVGGLFAVKQTPVDAIPDLSDVQVIVKTSYPGQSPQVVQDQVTFPLTTAMLSVPGATTVRGYSFYGDSYVYVIFDDDTDLYWARSRVLEYLSQAANLLPSTAKPQLGPDATGVGWVYIYALTDRSGQHDISQLRSLQDWFLKYELQTVPGVSEVASVGGMVKQYQVQVDPDKLRAYGLPLSHIQQALQRGNQETGASVIEMAEAEYMVTATGYIRSVTDIAQIPLGLNAQGTALTMGDVAQITLGPQMRRGIAELNGEGEVVGGVVVMRFGENAQQTIAGVKARLAELQASLPEGIEVVTVYDRSQLIERAVDNLWQKLLEELLVVAVICVAFLFHLRSSLVAVITLPLGILVAFIVMYFQGINANIMSLGGIAIAIGAMTDGAIVMIENLHKHMEKTPLTDDNRWQIVAKAATEVGPALFFSLLIITVSFLPVFILEAQEGRMFAPLAYTKTYAMAAAAGLAITLVPVLMGYFIRGKVTPERKNPLNRLLIAAYMPLLRQVMRFPKTTLLAAVALTVAGFYPLNKIGSEFIPPLDEGDLMYMPTTYPGISIGKARELLQQTDKLIATVPEVENVFGKVGRAESATDPAPLTMIETFIQLKPRSEWRAGMTTDKLKAELDRLVKLPGVSNAWVMPIKTRIDMLATGIKTPVGVKIAGPELAVIESLGQRLESILKTVPGTASVYSERVAGGRYIKVDIRREQASRFGLNIADVQQVVATAIGGMNVTQTVEGQERYPVNLRYPQDYRSSPEQLARLPIVTPTGQRIALGDVADVYVESGAPGIKSENARINGWTFVDIDGVDLGSYVERARSVVAEELDLPAGYSLNWAGQYEYMIRAQEKLSYVLPLTLAIIMLLLYLNFRRFGEVALILLTLPMATIGGLWLMYLQGFNFSVAVGVGFIALAGVAVEIGVIMLVYLEQAFKDLQSEAQSRQAPVSESQYIDALLQGAALRVRPVMMTVSTIIIGLLPILYGTGTGSEIMSRIAAPMVGGMLSALVLALLVLPVCYSLMKKPALRQFNEHMQQHR from the coding sequence ATGATAGCAGCAGTCATAACCTGGTCTTTACACAATCGTGTGCTGGTCCTGCTGAGTACACTGATGCTGGTGGTAGGCGGTTTATTTGCCGTTAAGCAAACGCCGGTTGATGCCATTCCGGATCTGTCAGATGTGCAGGTGATCGTAAAAACCAGTTATCCGGGTCAATCGCCACAGGTGGTTCAGGATCAGGTGACTTTTCCGCTCACCACCGCCATGTTGTCGGTGCCCGGCGCAACCACTGTGCGGGGTTACTCCTTTTATGGTGATTCCTATGTCTATGTTATTTTCGATGACGACACCGATCTCTACTGGGCGCGCAGTCGGGTACTGGAATACCTTAGTCAGGCAGCCAACTTATTGCCATCAACTGCCAAGCCACAACTTGGGCCGGACGCGACCGGCGTAGGCTGGGTGTATATTTACGCCCTGACCGACCGCTCGGGTCAGCATGACATCAGTCAGCTGCGCAGCCTTCAGGACTGGTTTTTGAAATACGAGTTACAAACGGTGCCAGGGGTATCCGAAGTGGCGTCAGTGGGCGGGATGGTTAAGCAATATCAGGTGCAGGTTGACCCGGATAAATTGCGTGCTTATGGGTTGCCTTTGAGCCATATTCAGCAGGCATTGCAACGGGGCAATCAGGAAACCGGGGCGTCTGTGATTGAGATGGCGGAAGCCGAATATATGGTCACGGCTACCGGATATATTCGCTCCGTGACGGATATTGCTCAGATCCCCCTTGGCCTGAATGCACAGGGGACCGCACTGACCATGGGTGATGTGGCACAAATCACGCTTGGCCCGCAAATGCGCCGGGGCATTGCCGAACTCAATGGCGAAGGCGAAGTAGTCGGTGGCGTCGTGGTAATGCGCTTTGGCGAAAATGCCCAGCAAACCATTGCTGGTGTAAAGGCCCGGCTGGCTGAGTTGCAAGCCTCTTTACCTGAGGGCATAGAGGTCGTTACTGTGTATGACCGTAGTCAGCTGATTGAACGGGCAGTGGATAATTTATGGCAAAAACTGCTTGAAGAGTTGCTGGTCGTGGCTGTGATTTGTGTGGCCTTCCTGTTCCATCTACGCTCTTCGCTGGTGGCCGTGATCACCTTGCCGCTGGGGATATTGGTGGCCTTTATCGTGATGTACTTCCAGGGTATCAACGCAAATATCATGTCGCTTGGCGGGATTGCTATTGCCATTGGTGCGATGACGGATGGCGCCATTGTGATGATAGAAAATCTCCATAAGCACATGGAAAAGACTCCGTTAACCGATGACAATCGCTGGCAAATAGTGGCAAAAGCGGCGACTGAAGTCGGGCCTGCCTTGTTTTTCAGTTTGCTGATCATCACAGTGTCGTTCTTGCCGGTGTTTATTCTTGAGGCGCAGGAGGGGCGCATGTTTGCACCTTTGGCGTATACCAAAACCTATGCCATGGCAGCTGCGGCCGGACTGGCCATTACCCTGGTGCCGGTGCTGATGGGTTATTTCATCCGCGGGAAAGTCACGCCTGAGCGCAAAAACCCACTTAACCGCTTGTTGATTGCTGCGTATATGCCGTTGCTTCGTCAGGTTATGCGTTTTCCTAAAACAACATTGTTAGCGGCAGTGGCGCTGACCGTGGCAGGGTTTTACCCGCTGAATAAAATCGGTAGCGAGTTTATTCCGCCGCTGGATGAGGGCGACCTCATGTATATGCCAACTACGTACCCGGGGATTTCTATCGGCAAAGCGCGTGAGCTGTTGCAGCAAACAGATAAGCTCATTGCTACGGTGCCGGAAGTGGAGAATGTGTTTGGTAAAGTCGGGCGTGCTGAGTCGGCCACCGATCCGGCACCATTGACTATGATTGAGACCTTTATTCAGCTTAAGCCTCGCAGCGAATGGCGAGCGGGGATGACGACCGACAAGCTAAAAGCAGAGCTGGACCGCCTGGTAAAATTGCCTGGTGTCAGCAATGCCTGGGTGATGCCAATCAAAACCCGTATCGACATGTTAGCAACGGGGATCAAAACACCGGTAGGGGTTAAGATTGCAGGTCCAGAACTGGCTGTAATTGAATCACTGGGCCAGCGTCTTGAGAGCATTCTTAAAACCGTGCCTGGCACCGCTTCGGTGTATTCAGAGCGAGTTGCTGGTGGGCGCTATATCAAAGTTGATATTCGTCGTGAGCAGGCTAGCCGCTTTGGACTCAATATTGCGGATGTACAGCAGGTTGTGGCCACGGCAATTGGTGGCATGAATGTCACGCAGACCGTGGAGGGACAGGAACGATATCCGGTTAACCTGCGCTATCCACAGGATTACCGTAGTTCGCCTGAGCAGCTGGCTCGTTTGCCTATCGTGACGCCCACAGGCCAGCGGATCGCCCTTGGTGATGTCGCGGATGTGTACGTAGAAAGCGGTGCGCCGGGGATTAAAAGTGAAAATGCCAGGATTAATGGCTGGACCTTTGTTGATATCGATGGGGTCGATCTGGGCAGTTATGTTGAACGAGCACGCAGTGTGGTCGCCGAGGAGCTGGATTTACCTGCTGGATATTCACTGAACTGGGCTGGCCAGTATGAGTATATGATCCGCGCACAGGAAAAGCTCAGCTATGTACTGCCGCTGACATTAGCGATCATTATGTTGCTCTTGTATCTGAATTTCCGTCGTTTTGGAGAGGTGGCGTTGATCCTGTTGACTTTGCCCATGGCCACCATCGGGGGCTTGTGGTTAATGTATTTGCAAGGCTTTAACTTCTCCGTTGCCGTTGGTGTCGGCTTTATCGCGCTGGCTGGTGTCGCGGTTGAAATAGGGGTGATCATGCTGGTATATCTGGAGCAAGCTTTTAAAGACTTGCAAAGTGAGGCGCAATCACGCCAGGCGCCTGTTAGTGAGTCGCAGTATATCGACGCTTTGCTGCAAGGGGCTGCGCTGCGAGTTCGTCCTGTGATGATGACCGTATCGACGATCATTATCGGCTTGCTGCCTATCTTATATGGTACGGGCACGGGGTCTGAAATTATGAGCCGGATTGCCGCACCTATGGTGGGTGGCATGTTGAGTGCGTTGGTGTTAGCGCTATTGGTATTACCAGTGTGCTATAGCCTGATGAAAAAGCCGGCATTGCGACAGTTCAATGAACACATGCAGCAGCATCGTTAA
- a CDS encoding efflux RND transporter periplasmic adaptor subunit codes for MNNTLKLLLAGLSGGALSYIVMTTGTVQSDTPQGEDNSKQPLYWVAPMDSNYRRDKPGKSPMGMDLVPVYAESEAQEAGAVTISPEVVNNLGVRTAIVETGPLHSMISTVGYIQYDEDKLVHIHPRVDGWVETLYIKAAGEPVEQGQPLYSLYSPQLVNAQEEFLIALKRNNAALIKAARERLMALQLSADFIRSLEAQRLVRQTITFYARQSGVVAELKIREGFYVNPGNTLMSIAQLDQVWVEAEVFERDTALVEAGQPVVMTLDYLPGKRWQGSVDYVYPTLNETTRTLRVRLKFDNAAGELKPNMFAQVQILAGSKADTMLVPSEAVIRTGKQDRVVVALGEGRFKSVAVTLGRVGLEQTEILEGLQQDDRVVTSAQFLIDSESSKSSDFKRMSADAKPTQVWMAGTVNHYEAQSSVINITHDAVPEWEWPEMTMDFQLADKLDSSALKIGQSLHFEVTKTDAGYEITTIHIMSEPTLPMATVGGNIKAIDIASRIATIHRGAIEKWGRAAATMDFVIADDIDLNAFNVGDQVTFTFEVGDDFVVTEMQHGEQAPAMSDHAHH; via the coding sequence ATGAATAACACACTTAAACTCTTGCTGGCTGGGTTATCAGGGGGCGCACTGAGCTATATTGTGATGACAACAGGCACAGTCCAGTCTGACACGCCGCAAGGCGAGGACAACAGCAAGCAACCACTCTATTGGGTCGCACCGATGGACAGCAATTACCGTCGTGATAAGCCCGGTAAATCGCCGATGGGCATGGATTTGGTACCTGTGTATGCAGAGAGTGAGGCGCAAGAGGCCGGGGCGGTCACTATTTCACCTGAAGTGGTGAATAACCTGGGGGTGAGAACGGCTATCGTGGAGACAGGCCCGCTGCACAGCATGATCTCGACAGTCGGTTACATACAATATGATGAAGATAAGCTGGTGCACATTCACCCACGCGTTGATGGTTGGGTAGAAACCTTATACATCAAAGCGGCCGGAGAGCCGGTTGAGCAGGGACAGCCTCTGTATTCGCTGTATTCACCACAGCTGGTAAATGCTCAGGAGGAGTTTCTGATCGCCCTGAAGCGCAATAATGCCGCACTGATCAAAGCAGCACGGGAGCGTTTGATGGCATTGCAATTGTCGGCTGATTTTATTCGCAGCTTAGAAGCGCAGCGTCTGGTACGCCAGACCATTACTTTTTATGCCCGCCAGAGCGGTGTAGTCGCCGAACTGAAGATCCGTGAAGGTTTTTACGTCAATCCGGGCAATACCCTGATGAGCATTGCTCAGCTGGATCAGGTTTGGGTGGAAGCCGAAGTGTTCGAGCGGGATACTGCGCTGGTTGAGGCAGGCCAGCCGGTAGTAATGACATTGGATTATTTGCCCGGTAAGCGTTGGCAGGGCAGCGTAGACTATGTTTACCCGACGTTGAATGAAACGACCCGGACGCTGCGGGTTCGGCTTAAGTTCGACAATGCTGCGGGGGAGCTGAAACCCAATATGTTTGCTCAGGTGCAGATCCTGGCGGGCAGTAAAGCAGACACCATGCTGGTGCCGAGCGAGGCGGTGATCCGCACCGGTAAGCAGGATAGGGTGGTTGTTGCGCTAGGCGAGGGACGTTTTAAGTCCGTCGCAGTGACCTTGGGCCGGGTCGGTCTCGAACAGACTGAGATCCTGGAGGGGCTGCAACAGGATGACCGGGTCGTTACATCGGCTCAGTTTCTGATTGATTCAGAATCCAGTAAAAGCTCCGACTTTAAGCGTATGAGTGCTGATGCAAAACCGACTCAGGTCTGGATGGCCGGTACGGTGAATCACTATGAGGCGCAGTCAAGTGTGATTAACATTACCCATGATGCCGTGCCTGAGTGGGAATGGCCAGAAATGACCATGGACTTTCAGCTGGCCGATAAGCTTGACAGCAGTGCGCTTAAAATCGGACAGTCGCTACATTTTGAGGTCACTAAAACGGATGCAGGGTATGAAATCACCACCATTCATATTATGTCTGAACCGACCTTACCAATGGCGACCGTTGGGGGCAACATCAAAGCAATAGACATCGCGTCTCGCATCGCTACTATCCATCGCGGCGCGATTGAAAAATGGGGTCGTGCCGCCGCCACGATGGACTTTGTCATAGCCGACGATATCGACTTGAATGCGTTTAACGTTGGCGATCAGGTAACCTTTACCTTTGAGGTGGGGGATGACTTTGTTGTGACCGAGATGCAGCACGGTGAGCAAGCCCCCGCTATGTCTGATCATGCACACCATTAA
- a CDS encoding TRAP transporter substrate-binding protein, with protein sequence MKNQLSNDPSFSERRAFLRQSIALLPLLGACLPSFSAQQQSCPDARYRMTFASPYDSDLWLSSPHMHQQLKHNIEDFSNGKICVEIRDKGKQGVGHELAVQVSRGTIQGALLSVSNLSPIVPKVDILNIPFWAAQPQSYLNLITSKLWQQQVSDQIRTQSKVAILLYHLPGARTLTSTRHYGKLLKTPSDIADVIFRVPASRVLRQFYKLCGTTPVQVAWKKAAMLAESKRFDALDPSVTGLYNGPNGLNRHIGGVSLINSVQDGWVSVVNQQWLTSLPRKLRIAVWEGAQKTFVQHLPMAHQAELYCQRGLLKNGATIYYPSADEVAAWQDIGGYQRREWYATKVALLGKASTFDAFVAATQVNNGLTFPT encoded by the coding sequence ATGAAGAATCAACTGAGTAACGACCCCAGCTTCTCTGAGCGACGCGCTTTTTTACGTCAAAGTATAGCCTTGTTGCCTTTATTGGGCGCATGCTTACCCTCTTTCTCTGCTCAACAGCAAAGCTGCCCTGATGCGCGGTATCGAATGACCTTTGCGTCTCCTTATGATAGCGATTTATGGCTCTCATCTCCTCATATGCACCAACAGCTAAAACACAATATTGAAGACTTTTCTAATGGGAAAATCTGCGTAGAGATCCGCGACAAGGGCAAGCAAGGTGTTGGCCACGAGCTAGCTGTACAGGTGTCCCGGGGCACAATTCAGGGCGCACTGCTCAGTGTGTCTAACCTGTCACCCATTGTACCTAAGGTCGATATTCTCAATATTCCCTTTTGGGCGGCACAGCCTCAGTCCTATCTGAATCTCATCACTTCAAAATTATGGCAGCAACAGGTCAGCGATCAAATCCGTACTCAGAGCAAGGTTGCGATTTTGCTATACCATCTGCCCGGTGCCAGGACCCTGACCTCCACACGTCATTACGGCAAACTGCTAAAAACCCCCAGTGATATCGCTGATGTGATCTTTCGCGTGCCCGCCAGCCGGGTGCTCAGGCAGTTCTACAAGCTTTGTGGCACTACACCTGTTCAAGTGGCCTGGAAAAAAGCAGCCATGCTGGCGGAAAGTAAACGCTTCGATGCGCTGGACCCATCCGTGACCGGCCTATATAACGGTCCAAACGGGTTAAACCGCCACATTGGTGGTGTGTCTTTGATCAACTCAGTGCAGGACGGTTGGGTTTCGGTGGTCAACCAGCAGTGGCTTACATCGTTGCCACGAAAACTGCGTATCGCCGTTTGGGAAGGTGCGCAGAAAACTTTTGTTCAGCATCTTCCAATGGCCCACCAGGCAGAGCTTTACTGCCAGCGTGGCTTACTCAAAAATGGTGCGACCATCTATTACCCCAGTGCCGATGAGGTGGCCGCCTGGCAGGATATTGGTGGTTATCAACGCCGAGAGTGGTACGCCACTAAGGTGGCACTGTTGGGGAAAGCCAGTACCTTTGATGCCTTTGTGGCAGCCACTCAGGTCAACAATGGTCTGACTTTCCCAACTTAA